A genomic region of Sander lucioperca isolate FBNREF2018 chromosome 6, SLUC_FBN_1.2, whole genome shotgun sequence contains the following coding sequences:
- the adipor1a gene encoding adiponectin receptor protein 1a encodes MSGRNGSASDADCRISEDCNVPDAELMELGPLLEEGGGRPAASAGVHSEGASMLAEEEEEEDDEVGEVLTLPLQAHHAMEKMEEFVHKVWEGRWRVIPFHVLPEWLKDNDYLLHGHRPPMPSFRACFGSIFRIHTETGNIWTHLLGLILFICLGTLTMLRPNMYFMAPLQEKVVFGMFFLGAVLCLSFSWLFHTVYCHSEKVSRTFSKLDYSGIALLIMGSFVPWLYYSFYCSPQPRLIYLTIVCVLGIAAIIVAQWDRFSTPRHRPTRAGVFMGLGLSGIVPTMHFTIEEGFVKATTVGQMGWFYLMGAMYITGAGLYAARIPERYFPGKCDIWFHSHQIFHVLVVAAAFIHFYGVSNLQEFRYGLEGGCTDDTLL; translated from the exons ATGTCAGGCCGAAACGGGTCTGCAAGTGATGCAGACTGCCGGATCTCTGAGGACTGCAATGTCCCAGATGCAGAGCTGATGGAGCTGGGGCCACTgctggaggagggagggggccGACCGGCAGCGTCTGCAGGCGTCCATTCAGAG GGAGCCTCAATGCTtgctgaggaggaagaggaggaggatgatgagGTGGGAGAGGTGCTGACCTTACCACTTCAGGCTCACCATGCCatggagaagatggaggagtTTGTACACAAG gttTGGGAGGGGCGCTGGAGGGTAATCCCTTTCCATGTTCTGCCAGAGTGGCTAAAGGACAACGATTACCTCCTGCATGGACATCGGCCCCCTATGCCCTCCTTCAGGGCCTGTTTTGGAAGCATCTTCAGAATTCACACTGAGACAGGAAACATCTGGACTCACCTGTTAG GGCTGATCTTATTCATTTGTCTGGGCACCTTAACCATGTTGCGGCCTAACATGTATTTTATGGCCCCGCTGCAAGAGAAAGTGGTGTTTGGGATGTTCTTCCTGGGAGCTGTGCTATGCCTCAGCTTCTCCTGGCTTTTTCATACCGTTTACTGCCACTCTGAGAAAGTGTCTCGCACCTTCTCCAA ACTTGACTACTCAGGCATTGCCCTCCTGATCATGGGCTCCTTCGTGCCCTGGTTGTACTACTCGTTCTATTGTTCCCCTCAACCTCGACTTATCTACCTCACCATTGTATGTGTCCTCGGCATTGCTGCCATCATAGTGGCCCAGTGGGACCGCTTCTCTACACCTCGTCACAGACCAACAAGAGCAG GTGTGTTCATGGGTCTTGGACTTAGCGGCATCGTCCCCACCATGCACTTCACCATTGAGGAGGGCTTTGTTAAGGCCACCACAGTCGGCCAGATGGGTTGGTTCTACCTGATGGGTGCCATGTATATCACTGGTGCTGGTCTCTATGCAGCCAGGATCCCTGAACGCTATTTTCCTGGAAAGTGTGACATCTGG TTCCACTCCCATCAGATTTTTCATGTTCTGGTCGTGGCAGCGGCGTTTATCCATTTCTACGGGGTTTCCAACCTGCAGGAGTTCCGCTACGGCCTGGAGGGAGGATGCACAGATGACACTCTACTCTGA